A single Cupriavidus sp. D39 DNA region contains:
- a CDS encoding oxidoreductase, whose product MLPIAQTLMFPRPTFVGDGVAAVLVLNETPGRDRIALDTSIRCVQRGRNRTPATDEQITAQGDAVLLVDASAESLAEAQRQDADEVGHSAGHLVAQPSGERTLYHLSVGQEASAIRSFSAGDIDEYVALTDDGSALYTDPVFAHSRGFEGTIVPLPLLAGMFSDLLGTRLPGRGTGWMKQSLRLRSPARLGELLTASVRIVRLRRDKDLVNLATVVTGDDGRVVLAGEALVLVRNLEDKRALAAA is encoded by the coding sequence GTGCTGCCGATCGCGCAGACGCTGATGTTCCCGCGGCCCACCTTCGTCGGCGACGGCGTGGCCGCCGTGCTGGTGTTGAACGAAACACCCGGCCGCGACCGGATCGCGCTGGACACCTCGATCCGCTGCGTGCAGCGCGGCCGCAACCGCACACCCGCGACGGATGAGCAGATTACGGCACAAGGGGATGCGGTGCTGCTGGTCGACGCCAGCGCGGAATCGCTGGCCGAGGCGCAGCGCCAGGATGCCGACGAGGTTGGGCACTCCGCCGGGCACCTCGTGGCGCAGCCGTCCGGCGAGCGTACGCTCTATCACCTGAGCGTGGGCCAGGAGGCTTCGGCGATACGCAGCTTCAGTGCGGGTGATATCGATGAATACGTGGCGTTGACCGATGATGGCAGTGCCCTCTATACCGACCCGGTGTTTGCCCACAGCCGCGGCTTCGAGGGCACCATCGTGCCGCTGCCGTTGCTGGCCGGCATGTTCTCGGACTTGCTGGGCACCCGCTTGCCGGGCCGCGGCACCGGCTGGATGAAGCAGTCGCTGCGGCTGCGCTCGCCGGCGCGGCTGGGCGAGCTGCTGACCGCTTCGGTGCGCATCGTGCGCCTGCGCCGCGACAAGGACCTGGTCAACCTGGCGACGGTGGTCACCGGCGACGATGGCCGCGTGGTGCTGGCCGGCGAGGCGCTGGTGCTGGTGCGCAACCTGGAGGACAAGCGGGCGCTGGCGGCCGCCTGA
- a CDS encoding MaoC/PaaZ C-terminal domain-containing protein, with amino-acid sequence MKASRPRVLTQEDFDRFASISRDDNPIHCDPAFASTTHFGATVAHGMFLFSLLCAQMQRSTPGRCCRSRRR; translated from the coding sequence ATGAAGGCATCCCGCCCACGCGTCCTGACGCAAGAAGATTTCGACCGCTTCGCCTCAATCTCGCGCGATGACAACCCCATCCACTGCGATCCGGCGTTCGCCAGCACGACGCATTTCGGCGCCACGGTCGCGCATGGCATGTTCCTGTTCTCGCTGCTGTGCGCGCAGATGCAGCGCAGCACCCCCGGCCGGTGCTGCCGATCGCGCAGACGCTGA
- a CDS encoding D-(-)-3-hydroxybutyrate oligomer hydrolase codes for MLRGLAGHSGLSLYGARLALAGAAGLLLAACGSGDNNASSGNTNPNTKPANIGTVTIRNYDGNTDDLLTAGLGKDGLGSATQPLPLNPAAPTAAELRRYAIYTNYRALVDTTAGGGYGSLYGPNVDAQGNITTGQGKVAGREYLAFSDDGSGQQNVTMLVQIPDSFNVAKPCLITATSSGSRGVYGAISTGEWALKRGCAVAYTDKGTGAAPHDLDTDTVALIDGTRASRAAAGTNAQFAAPFPNTSLAAFNALAPHRLAFKHAHSQRNPEKDWGTFTLQAADFAIWAINDRFGNVATDGTRQRSLGPDKVVVIASSVSNGGGAAIAAAEQDTQGLIDGVAVGEPNLNLPGNTGVTVTRGGVPVSKSGLPLYDYTTTANLLQLCTSQATALVNAPGVALYALPTVGLAQPALNRCQSLANAGLVTGPDAATQAASALQALHAFGWEPESDALHPSLALFEVANAVSVTFANALARAAVADRLCGFSFAATGTAVLTPAAIPPATLNVLYATGNGVPPAAGVQLINDNNPGGPLRDIYSQSPSSNVADANFDGARCLRGLLTGTGAQGQALQAGLAQTLRSGNLHGKPAIIVHGRSDALLPVNHTSRPYLGYNRLQEGGASKLSYVEVTNGQHFDSFIGAVAGYDNRFIPLHVYLNRALDAVYDNLTTGRALPPSQVVRTVARGGTASPAPTILPANLPPFAATPADADRITVNGSTVEVPN; via the coding sequence ATGTTGCGCGGACTTGCAGGACATAGCGGTTTGAGCCTATACGGCGCGCGCCTGGCGCTGGCAGGGGCGGCAGGCTTGCTGCTGGCGGCGTGCGGCTCGGGCGACAACAACGCCAGCAGCGGCAACACCAATCCCAATACCAAGCCGGCGAACATCGGCACGGTCACGATCAGGAACTACGACGGCAACACCGACGACCTGCTCACCGCCGGCCTCGGCAAGGACGGCCTGGGCTCCGCCACCCAGCCGCTGCCGCTGAACCCGGCCGCGCCCACGGCGGCCGAGTTGCGCCGGTACGCCATCTACACCAACTACCGCGCGCTGGTGGATACCACGGCAGGCGGTGGCTACGGCTCGCTGTACGGCCCCAATGTGGACGCGCAAGGCAACATCACGACGGGGCAGGGCAAGGTCGCCGGGCGCGAGTACCTGGCCTTCTCCGACGATGGCAGCGGCCAGCAGAACGTGACCATGTTGGTGCAGATTCCCGACAGCTTCAATGTGGCCAAGCCGTGCCTGATCACCGCCACATCGTCCGGCTCGCGCGGCGTCTATGGGGCGATCTCCACCGGCGAGTGGGCGCTCAAGCGCGGCTGCGCCGTCGCCTACACGGACAAGGGCACCGGCGCTGCGCCGCACGACCTGGACACCGACACCGTTGCGCTGATCGACGGCACGCGCGCCAGCCGCGCCGCGGCCGGCACCAATGCGCAGTTTGCCGCCCCGTTCCCCAACACCAGCCTGGCCGCGTTCAATGCGCTGGCGCCGCACCGCCTGGCGTTCAAGCACGCGCACTCGCAGCGCAACCCCGAGAAGGATTGGGGCACGTTCACGTTGCAGGCCGCCGACTTCGCCATCTGGGCCATCAACGACCGCTTCGGCAACGTGGCCACGGATGGCACGCGCCAGCGCAGCCTGGGCCCGGACAAGGTCGTGGTGATCGCTTCCAGCGTTTCCAACGGCGGCGGCGCGGCCATTGCCGCGGCGGAGCAGGACACCCAGGGGCTGATCGACGGCGTTGCGGTGGGCGAGCCGAATCTCAACCTGCCTGGCAACACGGGCGTCACCGTTACGCGCGGTGGCGTGCCGGTCAGCAAGTCCGGGCTCCCGCTGTATGACTACACCACCACGGCCAACCTGCTGCAGCTCTGCACCTCGCAGGCGACCGCGCTGGTGAATGCGCCGGGCGTGGCGCTGTACGCGCTGCCGACCGTCGGGTTGGCCCAGCCTGCGCTCAACCGTTGCCAGTCGCTGGCCAACGCGGGCCTGGTGACCGGGCCGGATGCCGCCACCCAGGCCGCCAGCGCGTTGCAGGCACTGCACGCATTTGGCTGGGAGCCCGAGTCCGACGCGCTTCATCCCTCGCTGGCCCTGTTCGAGGTGGCCAACGCGGTCTCGGTGACCTTCGCCAACGCGCTCGCGCGTGCTGCCGTGGCGGATCGCCTGTGCGGCTTCAGCTTTGCCGCTACGGGCACGGCAGTGCTGACGCCGGCGGCGATTCCGCCAGCCACCCTCAATGTGCTGTACGCCACGGGTAACGGCGTGCCGCCGGCGGCCGGCGTGCAACTGATCAACGATAACAATCCCGGTGGCCCGCTGCGCGACATCTACTCCCAATCGCCGAGCAGCAATGTGGCTGATGCCAACTTCGACGGCGCCCGCTGCCTGCGCGGGCTGCTGACGGGCACCGGCGCGCAGGGCCAGGCGCTGCAAGCGGGCCTGGCCCAGACGCTTCGCTCGGGCAACCTGCACGGCAAGCCGGCCATCATCGTGCATGGCCGCAGCGATGCGCTGCTGCCGGTCAACCATACGTCGCGGCCGTATCTGGGCTATAACCGGCTCCAGGAGGGCGGCGCCAGCAAGCTCTCCTACGTCGAAGTCACCAACGGCCAGCACTTCGATAGTTTCATCGGCGCGGTAGCGGGCTACGACAATCGCTTTATCCCGCTCCACGTCTACCTGAACCGGGCGCTCGACGCGGTCTACGACAACCTGACCACCGGCCGCGCGCTGCCACCTTCGCAGGTGGTGCGCACGGTCGCGCGCGGCGGCACCGCGTCGCCGGCACCCACCATCCTGCCCGCCAATTTGCCGCCGTTTGCCGCCACCCCGGCCGATGCGGACCGGATCACGGTCAACGGCAGCACCGTAGAGGTACCCAACTGA
- a CDS encoding acyl-CoA synthetase, translating to MYVVDWLHKNALHTPDKVALVDVESGRTVTYRQFDERASRFAQYLSERLRLAPGARVAVLAHNSSDYFEMLYGCAKAGMVMVCLNWRLRAAELLPILRDCSPDVLVAGDGFLATAAALADALPLRAVLHLADDESADVPGGWTEYEAMLAGSSGRVIEMPCRDEHEVWHLLYTSGTTGRPKGVIQTYGMVFFNAVNAMLANKITRDDVFLNVLPFFHTGGLNLYANPVLHAGGTVHIMRQFDPEVTLRKLDASAGEGITMFFAVPAVYLFLSQHAGFAAADFSRVRNMAAGGSAVPRPLLEAYLAKGVTICFGFGMTETGPTVFVCDEATARRKIGTIGKPVGSMLTRVVDPQGRDVAPGERGELLIKGPGVTPGYWNLPEATDAAIRGGWLYSGDIAYMDEEGDYYIVDRAKDMFISGGENVYPAEVENVLFQLAAVSEAAVIGVPDARWGEVGMALVVAKPGMALDAEGVLAHCRAALASYKVPRHVRMIEALPRTPSGKVEKHKLRARFQSQ from the coding sequence ATGTACGTAGTCGACTGGCTGCACAAGAATGCCCTGCATACGCCGGACAAGGTCGCGCTGGTCGACGTGGAGAGCGGCCGCACGGTGACCTACCGGCAGTTCGACGAGCGCGCCAGCCGCTTCGCGCAATACCTGAGCGAGCGCCTGCGGCTGGCTCCCGGGGCCCGCGTGGCCGTGCTGGCCCACAACAGCTCGGACTATTTCGAGATGCTCTATGGCTGCGCCAAGGCCGGCATGGTGATGGTCTGCCTGAACTGGCGGCTGCGGGCGGCGGAACTGCTGCCGATTCTGCGCGACTGCTCGCCCGATGTGCTGGTGGCCGGCGACGGCTTTCTCGCGACCGCAGCCGCGCTTGCCGACGCCTTGCCGCTGCGCGCGGTATTGCACCTGGCCGACGACGAGAGCGCGGACGTGCCCGGCGGCTGGACCGAGTACGAAGCGATGCTGGCGGGCAGTTCCGGCCGCGTCATCGAGATGCCGTGCCGCGACGAGCACGAAGTCTGGCACCTGCTCTACACCTCGGGCACCACGGGACGGCCCAAGGGCGTGATCCAGACCTACGGCATGGTCTTCTTCAACGCCGTCAACGCCATGCTGGCCAACAAGATCACGCGTGACGACGTGTTCCTGAACGTGCTGCCGTTCTTCCATACCGGCGGGCTGAACCTGTATGCCAATCCCGTGCTGCATGCCGGCGGCACGGTGCATATCATGCGGCAGTTCGACCCCGAGGTGACGCTGCGCAAGCTCGATGCCAGCGCCGGGGAGGGCATCACCATGTTCTTCGCCGTGCCCGCGGTCTACCTGTTCCTGAGCCAGCATGCCGGCTTCGCGGCGGCGGATTTTTCCCGCGTGCGCAATATGGCCGCGGGCGGTTCCGCGGTGCCGCGGCCGCTGCTGGAGGCCTACCTGGCCAAGGGCGTGACGATCTGCTTCGGCTTTGGCATGACCGAGACCGGGCCGACCGTGTTCGTGTGCGACGAGGCCACGGCGCGCCGCAAGATCGGCACTATCGGCAAGCCGGTCGGCTCGATGCTGACACGGGTGGTGGATCCGCAGGGCCGCGACGTGGCGCCCGGCGAGCGCGGCGAGTTGCTGATCAAGGGGCCGGGCGTCACGCCTGGCTACTGGAACCTGCCGGAGGCGACCGATGCCGCCATCCGTGGCGGCTGGCTGTACTCCGGCGATATCGCCTATATGGACGAGGAGGGCGATTACTACATCGTCGACCGCGCCAAGGACATGTTTATTTCGGGCGGCGAGAACGTCTACCCGGCCGAAGTGGAGAATGTGCTGTTCCAGCTTGCTGCGGTATCCGAGGCCGCCGTCATCGGCGTGCCGGACGCGCGCTGGGGCGAGGTCGGCATGGCGCTGGTGGTAGCAAAGCCCGGCATGGCGCTCGATGCCGAAGGCGTGCTCGCGCATTGCCGCGCCGCGCTGGCAAGCTACAAGGTGCCGCGCCACGTGCGGATGATCGAGGCGCTGCCGCGCACGCCGTCCGGCAAGGTGGAAAAGCACAAGCTGCGCGCGCGCTTCCAATCGCAGTGA
- a CDS encoding branched-chain amino acid ABC transporter permease: MTRLLSGDLPRSRVLTVILLAMLLALACAPFLFPGARALNMAAKICIFVVLVASYDLLLGYTGIVSFAHTMFFGIGGYGVAIAMSRLEPGWGALALGTLGALLVSMLLAFLIGLFSLRVRAIFFAMITLAVATAFATLVSQLSEWTGGEDGISFKVPEVFTPGFSLGDAEWLGVPLNGKLFSYYFVFASALLLFLLLLRVVNSPFGRVLQAIRENDFRAEAIGYRTVVYRTVSTVLSAGFATLAGVLMALWLRYNGPDTSLSFEIMVDILLIVVIGGMGTLYGALIGTTLFLVAQTYLQDVMKLASDATAAIPLLSGLLHPDRWLLWLGLLFILSVYYFPQGIVGRLRGDRSEHEVAS; encoded by the coding sequence ATGACCCGACTGCTTTCCGGCGACCTGCCAAGAAGCCGCGTGCTGACCGTGATCCTGCTGGCCATGCTGCTGGCGCTGGCGTGCGCGCCCTTCCTGTTTCCCGGCGCGCGCGCGCTCAATATGGCCGCCAAGATCTGCATCTTCGTGGTGCTGGTGGCCAGCTACGACTTGTTGCTCGGCTATACTGGCATCGTCTCCTTTGCCCACACCATGTTCTTCGGCATCGGCGGCTATGGCGTGGCGATTGCCATGTCGCGGCTGGAGCCTGGGTGGGGCGCGCTGGCGCTCGGCACGCTGGGCGCGCTGCTGGTGTCGATGCTGCTGGCCTTCCTGATCGGGCTGTTCTCGCTGCGGGTCCGGGCGATCTTCTTTGCCATGATCACGCTGGCGGTGGCCACCGCCTTTGCCACGCTGGTGTCGCAGCTCTCCGAGTGGACCGGCGGCGAGGATGGCATCAGCTTCAAGGTGCCGGAAGTCTTCACGCCGGGCTTTTCGCTGGGCGACGCCGAGTGGCTTGGCGTGCCGCTCAACGGCAAGCTGTTTTCCTATTACTTTGTGTTTGCCAGCGCGCTGCTGCTGTTCCTGCTGCTGTTGCGCGTGGTGAATTCGCCGTTCGGCCGGGTGCTGCAGGCGATCCGCGAGAACGATTTCCGAGCCGAGGCCATCGGCTACCGCACCGTGGTGTATCGTACCGTGTCCACCGTGCTGTCGGCCGGGTTTGCCACGCTGGCCGGGGTGCTGATGGCGCTCTGGCTGCGCTACAACGGCCCGGACACCTCGTTGTCCTTCGAGATCATGGTCGACATCCTGCTGATCGTGGTGATTGGCGGCATGGGCACGCTGTACGGCGCGCTGATCGGCACCACGCTGTTCCTGGTGGCGCAGACCTACCTGCAGGACGTGATGAAGCTGGCGAGCGATGCCACCGCGGCGATCCCGCTGCTGTCTGGGCTGCTGCATCCGGACCGCTGGCTGCTGTGGCTCGGCCTGCTGTTTATCCTCAGCGTGTATTACTTCCCGCAAGGCATCGTCGGCCGGCTGCGTGGCGATCGCTCGGAGCACGAGGTGGCGTCATAG
- a CDS encoding branched-chain amino acid ABC transporter permease, with product MASTRSLPTTPAAPADLPKVRLDWTPLALAPLLMLLAYPLIGSGSTWLTLTIAGLAMGMIVFVVSSGLTLVFGLMDVLNFGHGAFIALGAYVAASVLLPLGAWVEADSLWLNLAVFGLAILAAMVAAGAIGFLFERIVVRPVYGQHLKQILITMGGMIVAEQLIKAIWGAETIALQVPTTFRGAVLLGDAAIEKYRLIAVVLGLVIFISMVLVLNRTRIGLLIRAGVENREMVESLGYRIRLLFIGVFVVGAGLAGMGGVLWGLYQQNITASIGAQVNVLIFIVIIIGGLGSTTGCFVGALLVGLMANYTGFLFPKVALFSNILLMVMILLWRPQGLYPVAKR from the coding sequence ATGGCGAGTACACGCTCCTTACCCACCACCCCGGCGGCGCCGGCCGACCTGCCCAAGGTCCGGCTCGACTGGACCCCGCTGGCGCTGGCCCCGCTGCTGATGCTGCTGGCCTATCCCCTGATCGGCAGCGGCTCGACCTGGCTCACCCTGACCATCGCCGGCCTTGCCATGGGCATGATCGTGTTCGTGGTGTCGTCGGGCCTGACGCTGGTATTCGGCCTGATGGACGTGCTCAACTTTGGGCACGGCGCGTTTATCGCGCTGGGGGCCTATGTGGCGGCATCCGTGCTGCTGCCGCTGGGCGCCTGGGTGGAGGCCGACAGCCTGTGGCTCAACCTGGCGGTGTTCGGCCTTGCCATCCTGGCGGCGATGGTGGCGGCGGGTGCCATCGGCTTCCTGTTCGAGCGCATCGTGGTGCGCCCGGTCTACGGCCAGCACCTGAAGCAGATCCTGATCACCATGGGCGGCATGATCGTGGCCGAGCAACTGATCAAGGCGATCTGGGGAGCGGAGACCATTGCGCTGCAGGTGCCCACGACCTTCCGCGGCGCGGTGCTGCTGGGCGACGCGGCCATCGAGAAATACCGGCTCATCGCCGTGGTGCTCGGGCTGGTGATCTTCATCTCCATGGTGCTGGTGCTCAACCGCACGCGCATCGGCCTGTTGATCCGCGCCGGTGTGGAGAACCGCGAGATGGTGGAGTCGCTCGGCTACCGCATCCGGCTCTTGTTCATCGGCGTGTTCGTGGTGGGGGCAGGGCTTGCCGGCATGGGCGGCGTACTGTGGGGGCTGTACCAGCAGAACATCACCGCGTCGATCGGTGCCCAGGTCAATGTGCTGATCTTCATCGTGATCATCATCGGCGGGCTCGGCTCCACCACCGGCTGCTTTGTCGGTGCCTTGCTGGTGGGCCTGATGGCCAACTACACCGGCTTCCTGTTTCCCAAGGTGGCGCTGTTCTCGAACATCCTGCTGATGGTGATGATCCTGCTGTGGCGTCCGCAGGGCCTTTACCCGGTAGCCAAGCGCTGA
- a CDS encoding ABC transporter ATP-binding protein yields the protein MAEGSAAPILSLDSVQTHIGPYHILHGVSFAVPRGGVTMLLGRNGAGKTTTLRTIMNLWQASEGRIAFDGADITRRGTPAIAQAGVAYVPENMSVFSELTVAENMRLAARSGAIDGQRLDWVFRMFPALKIFWHQRAGVLSGGQKQMLSVARAIIEPRKLLIVDEPTKGLAPAIIQNMITVFRELKQTEVSILLVEQNFHMAKSVGDTVAVMDDGRVVHTGSMAALAGDEALQQRLLGLSLAAHQ from the coding sequence ATGGCTGAGGGATCGGCAGCACCCATCCTGAGCCTGGATAGCGTGCAGACGCATATCGGGCCGTATCACATCCTGCATGGCGTGAGCTTTGCGGTGCCGCGCGGCGGCGTGACCATGCTGCTGGGGCGCAACGGCGCGGGCAAGACCACCACGCTGCGCACCATCATGAACCTGTGGCAGGCGAGCGAAGGGCGGATCGCGTTCGACGGGGCCGACATCACGCGCCGCGGCACACCCGCCATCGCGCAGGCCGGCGTTGCCTATGTGCCCGAGAACATGAGCGTGTTCTCCGAGCTGACGGTGGCCGAGAACATGCGGCTGGCCGCGCGCAGCGGCGCCATTGACGGGCAGCGGCTGGACTGGGTGTTCCGCATGTTCCCCGCGCTGAAGATCTTCTGGCACCAGCGCGCCGGCGTGCTGTCCGGCGGACAGAAGCAGATGCTGTCGGTGGCGCGCGCCATCATCGAGCCACGCAAGCTGCTGATCGTGGACGAGCCAACCAAGGGCCTGGCGCCGGCCATCATCCAGAACATGATCACGGTGTTCCGCGAGCTCAAGCAGACCGAGGTGTCGATCCTGCTGGTGGAACAGAACTTCCACATGGCAAAGTCGGTGGGGGACACCGTTGCTGTGATGGACGACGGCCGCGTGGTGCATACGGGCAGCATGGCAGCGCTGGCAGGGGATGAAGCCTTGCAGCAGCGGCTGCTGGGTTTGTCGCTGGCCGCGCATCAGTAG
- a CDS encoding ABC transporter ATP-binding protein, giving the protein MTVGAASIDTTAALSRAVAGPPALETRDLTIRFGGHVAVNAVSCAFRPGELTCIVGPNGAGKTTYFNLISGQLPPSAGQILLGGEDVTRLPVPHKARRGIGRAFQLTSLFPNLSVFENVRLAVQSRRRIGLDLWSVWSANRAVRAEAEDCLERVALADKRHLPVASLPHGDQRKLEVGILLALQPRIFMFDEPTAGMSVDEVPVILGLIQEIKRDKSKTVLLVEHKMDVVRSLADRIIVLHNGNLMADGDPAEVIASPIVQQAYLGIAADESAQQEGSHG; this is encoded by the coding sequence ATGACAGTGGGCGCCGCTTCCATCGATACAACGGCAGCGCTCTCGCGGGCGGTGGCAGGGCCGCCCGCGCTCGAGACGCGCGATCTCACCATCCGCTTTGGCGGCCACGTGGCGGTCAACGCAGTGTCCTGCGCATTCCGTCCGGGCGAGCTGACCTGCATCGTCGGCCCCAACGGGGCCGGCAAGACCACGTACTTCAACCTGATATCGGGCCAGTTGCCGCCCAGCGCCGGGCAGATCCTGCTCGGCGGCGAGGACGTGACGCGCCTGCCGGTGCCGCACAAGGCGCGGCGCGGCATTGGCCGCGCGTTCCAGCTGACCAGCCTGTTTCCCAATCTGTCCGTGTTCGAGAACGTGCGGCTGGCGGTGCAGTCGCGCCGGCGCATCGGGCTGGATCTGTGGTCCGTGTGGAGCGCGAACCGCGCGGTACGCGCGGAGGCCGAGGACTGTCTCGAGCGGGTCGCCCTGGCCGACAAGCGCCACCTGCCGGTGGCCTCGCTGCCGCATGGCGACCAGCGCAAGCTGGAGGTGGGCATCTTGCTGGCGCTGCAGCCGCGTATCTTCATGTTCGACGAGCCGACCGCCGGCATGAGCGTGGATGAGGTGCCGGTGATCCTGGGCCTGATCCAGGAGATCAAGCGCGACAAGAGCAAGACGGTGCTGCTGGTGGAGCACAAGATGGATGTGGTGCGCTCGCTGGCCGACCGCATCATCGTGCTGCATAACGGCAACCTGATGGCCGATGGCGACCCGGCCGAGGTGATCGCCTCGCCGATCGTGCAGCAGGCATACCTGGGCATCGCTGCCGACGAGAGCGCGCAGCAGGAGGGCAGTCATGGCTGA
- a CDS encoding TetR/AcrR family transcriptional regulator, with amino-acid sequence MSLTESGVSQPKTARGQKTREALLRAAEKVFGEKGYYVASISEITQEAEVAMGTFYLYFKDKEDIFRALVQHMLELVRAHLRKHVGQAQTQIEAERLGLKAFLSFVARHKNLYRIVLDSYSVDETIYSSYFQVFADVYSRRLGKAEEQGEISPGDAEVRAWCLIGISNFLGMRYALWKRPASMDKVVDTAFDMISHGLAAR; translated from the coding sequence ATGTCCCTTACCGAATCCGGCGTAAGCCAGCCCAAGACCGCGCGCGGCCAGAAGACCCGCGAAGCGCTGCTGCGCGCTGCCGAGAAAGTGTTCGGCGAGAAGGGCTACTACGTGGCCTCGATCTCCGAGATCACGCAGGAGGCAGAGGTGGCCATGGGCACCTTCTACCTTTACTTCAAGGACAAGGAAGATATCTTCCGCGCGCTGGTGCAGCACATGCTGGAACTGGTGCGGGCCCACCTGCGCAAGCACGTGGGGCAGGCGCAGACGCAGATCGAGGCCGAGCGGCTGGGACTCAAGGCCTTTCTCTCGTTTGTCGCGCGCCACAAGAATCTGTACCGCATCGTGCTCGATTCCTACTCGGTGGACGAGACCATCTACAGCAGCTATTTCCAGGTGTTCGCCGATGTCTACAGCCGGCGCCTGGGCAAGGCTGAGGAGCAGGGCGAGATCTCGCCGGGCGACGCCGAGGTGCGGGCGTGGTGCCTGATCGGCATCAGCAATTTCCTTGGCATGCGCTATGCGCTGTGGAAGCGGCCGGCGTCGATGGACAAGGTGGTCGACACCGCCTTCGACATGATCTCGCACGGGCTGGCGGCGCGATGA
- a CDS encoding alpha/beta fold hydrolase, which yields MTNVEAAPAFDTHPASGSRPGWREAGSGRALLLLHGWSLSGEAFDGQRALASHGYRVIAPDHAGHGLSAALPHAGQASLAQLAADAAGLIGHLGLRDVVVVGWSMGAMVAWELMRGDPAPPLAAIGAIDMTPRLVSAADWPHGLHGRYDTVQAAQMAAHVRQDWPRLIDSVRAGLWSAGSKPDAAQAGHIAAIMRQCAPDALAALWQDMARQDYRPALRQARLPLFHLVGERSRLYAPAVGQATLALQPAARLATIDGTGHAPHMERPAAFNTALLEMLAWLDATGAQASSR from the coding sequence ATGACTAACGTCGAGGCCGCCCCCGCCTTCGATACCCACCCTGCCTCCGGTTCCCGGCCCGGCTGGCGGGAGGCCGGCAGCGGGCGTGCATTGCTGTTGCTGCACGGCTGGTCGCTATCCGGCGAGGCGTTCGACGGCCAGCGCGCGCTGGCAAGCCACGGCTATCGCGTGATCGCCCCGGACCATGCCGGGCATGGCTTGTCTGCTGCATTGCCGCATGCCGGACAAGCCAGCCTTGCGCAGCTTGCCGCCGATGCTGCCGGGCTGATCGGGCACCTGGGATTGCGGGACGTGGTGGTGGTTGGGTGGTCGATGGGCGCCATGGTGGCCTGGGAGTTGATGCGCGGTGATCCCGCCCCGCCCCTGGCGGCAATCGGCGCCATCGACATGACGCCGCGGCTGGTCAGCGCGGCGGACTGGCCGCATGGCTTGCACGGGCGCTATGACACCGTCCAGGCCGCGCAAATGGCCGCGCACGTGCGCCAGGACTGGCCCCGCCTGATCGATTCGGTGCGCGCCGGCTTGTGGAGCGCAGGCAGCAAACCCGATGCGGCCCAGGCGGGCCATATCGCCGCCATCATGCGGCAGTGCGCGCCGGATGCGCTTGCCGCGCTGTGGCAAGACATGGCGCGCCAGGATTACCGCCCGGCGTTGCGCCAGGCTCGCCTGCCCTTATTCCACCTGGTTGGGGAACGCAGCCGCCTCTACGCGCCGGCAGTGGGACAGGCCACGCTGGCGCTGCAGCCGGCTGCCCGCCTTGCCACCATCGACGGCACTGGCCATGCCCCGCACATGGAACGGCCGGCTGCCTTCAACACAGCGCTGCTGGAAATGCTTGCGTGGCTGGATGCAACTGGCGCTCAGGCCAGCAGCCGATAG
- the crcB gene encoding fluoride efflux transporter CrcB: MGALGFVAVGVGAAVGAWLRWAFSVLWNAANPALPYGTLAANLVGGYLIGLAVGFFGTHAELSPEWRLLAVTGFLGGLTTFSTFSSEVVGNLMAGDYGWATVHLLAHLGGSLLLTALGLWTYRLLA; encoded by the coding sequence ATGGGCGCGCTCGGTTTTGTGGCGGTCGGGGTCGGGGCCGCGGTAGGAGCCTGGCTGCGCTGGGCGTTCTCTGTCCTGTGGAATGCCGCCAACCCGGCGTTGCCCTATGGGACGCTGGCGGCCAACCTGGTTGGCGGCTACCTGATCGGGCTGGCGGTGGGATTCTTCGGCACGCATGCGGAGTTGTCGCCCGAATGGCGCCTGCTGGCGGTCACTGGCTTCCTGGGCGGGCTGACCACGTTTTCCACGTTCTCCAGCGAGGTCGTTGGCAACCTGATGGCGGGCGACTATGGCTGGGCGACGGTGCACCTGCTGGCGCATCTTGGCGGCTCGCTGCTGCTGACCGCGCTGGGTCTGTGGACCTATCGGCTGCTGGCCTGA